Sequence from the Pedobacter sp. D749 genome:
AAGCGTTATTATGAACTCACAGGTTTAAATATCCTAAACGTTCGCGAACTGACCTTGCTTTATGAGGAGAACCAGACGGTGCGGAAAATATTTACAGAATTTAGCCATAATCTTGGCCTTTTCCTTAAAGATTTTCAACAAGATCACGTAGTAGAGGCAATTGTGATTGGCGGTAACATTGCCAATGCTTCCAGCCGGTTTTTATCTAATGTGATTAAATACCTTGAGTCGCAGGGAATCAATACACCTATTCATATATCCAGGCTGAATGAAGATGCAGCATTAGTTGGTGCTGCGGGTTGTTGGGCAGTAGGTGCCGCTAACCTAACCGAATGAATTTGATTTTGATTACATATTACACTGCAAGCCAGAGGTAATTTATTGTAAAAAATAACCATATTATTAAGTAATCCCACAGCTGATTTTGATTGATGATTAGGAAATGGAGTTTCTGAGCTTTTGGCCACTACACTCCCGCTTTCCATTACAAGTCCTCGCTGCGCTGTGGGCTTTTCATTCCAATCAGGTTTATGTACAAAGTTTTGTGCCTTGAAACCAAACCGTTGTTCAATAAACCTGACAGCAGCGAGCATCACGATTTTTCATCGTGATAAAGCGGATGGCAGGACAACAGTACCTATGGAATACTGACATTCATTTCCAAAAAACACTGTTATTATGATTAATATTTTCGATTTAGTTTAAGCGTCTTCTACTGCACTGCTATGGATTAACTCAGGGCAATTTAATCAGTCAATGATATCGAAATGGAGAAATCTAAAAGATGCAGCAATCACTTCAAGAAAAAATATTTTAAAATATTTCAATTTGATTGTAGGCAATTTGTGTAAGCAAAATACTCTTATCTATAAAACAGTCCGGACGGAATCCGGAAGGCGGCAAACAATTAACCAAATACTTATTCAAAATTATTCATAATGAATATGAAAAAATCTCTACAGCTCACATGCTTATTGCTTTATGCATCGGCAGGTCTGTATGCAGCTACACCAGCAGATCATTTTAAACGTGCAGTTTCTTATCATTCCGTTTATCAGGATGTAATTAAAGGAACGGTAAAAGATGAAACCGGTAAACCGGTACCCGGCGTTACCATTACCATTAAAGGTGCACAAGGTGGAACACAAACTAATACTTCTGGCCAATATAGCATTGGAGCTAAAACAGGTGATGTTTTGGTATTCTCGTTTATAGGTTACCAGAGCAAAGAAATTACCGTTGGTACACAAAGCACCCTTGATGTATCGTTAACTCCAGATTCTAAAAACCTCGAAACCGTAGTGGTAACGGCATTGGGGATAAAAAGATCAGAAAAATCTTTAACATATACTACCCAACAGGTATCTGGCGAGGAACTGAATAAAGTGAAAAGCCCCAACCTGGTAAATTCATTAAATGGTAAAGTTGCCGGCATGACGATCAGTCCGAGTTCTTCGGGTGTTGGTGGTTCAGCCAAGGTAATTTTAAGGGGAAGCCGTTCGGTAAGCGGCAATAACCAGCCTTTATATGTAATTGATGGGGTGCCTATCAGCAATAACGGTAATGCCAATGCGCAACAGAACAGTATTTTTGGTGGCGGCCAGGACGGTGGCGATGGGATATCGAATTTAAACCCCGATGATATTGAAAGTTTAACCGTGCTGGAAGGTGCATCTGCAGCAGCACTTTATGGTAGCCAGGCACAGAATGGTGTAATTTTAATTACCACTAAACAAGGTAAAGCAGGTAAAACACAGATCGGTTTTTCGTCGAGTTTAACTTTTGATAAAATAGCTTACAAACCCGAATTTCAAAACAGTTATGGCCCTGCATCTACTACCACCAGAGACAGCTGGGGAGCAGCAATTAACAACACTACTGATAACCTTGATCAGTTTTTCCAGACTGGAACAAACGCAACCAATTCAATCAATTTTTCTGGCGGATCTGAAATTGCCCAAACTTATTTTTCTTATGCCAATACTTATGCAAGTGGCATACAGGAAGGTAATAAATTAAACAGGCATAATATTAATTTGCGTGAAACCGCCAAGTTTCTAAACAACAAATTAACTGTTGATGGAAATGTGAATTATATTAACCAACGCATCAACAATAGCCCATCAATTGGATTGTATAACAACCCTTTGGTTGGTCTTTATCTTTTTCCAAGAGGAGTTGATATCACACCTTATAAAGACAATTATCTGCTTGCAGGCAATGTAGGTACTGCCCGTCAGAACTGGTTAGGTGGCTCTGCAGATATTAACCAGAACCCATGGTTTTTAACCAACCTTAACCCAAACACAGCCATCAGAAACCGCTTTTTATTAAGTGGAAATGTGAAATATGAATTTACACCTTGGCTAAACCTTCAGGTAAGGGGAAATATAGACCGTACTACTGATGATTTCGAAAACAGACGCTATTCTGGTATCAACGGAAACTTTAACTCAAATGGCAAAGGATACTTATCGCAGAATACGCAAACTTTTATCCAAAAATATGCTGATGCGATATTAAATGTAACCGTGCCATTAAAAGGATCAGACTTTAAGATCAACGGATTAATTGGTGGTAGCATTAACGATCAGAAAACAACGGGATTATCTTTAGCAGGCGATTTAAGTGCGGTTGATTTATTTACACCGAATAATACCATTGTAGCAAATGCCGGCACTTATACTTCGGATATATTAAACACAACTAAAGCAAATGATGCTTTCCACAGCCAGTTACAAGCCGTATTTGCAAATGCGAATTTATCATATAAAGATTGGGCGTTCTTAACTTTAACAGGTAGAAACGACTGGTCTTCGAACCTTGCATTCACACCAAATATTTCCTATTTCTATCCATCGGTAGGTTTGTCATTTATTGTATCTCAAATGGCTAAACTGCCAGAGGCCATTACTTATGCCAAAATAAGAGGTACTTATGCTGAGGTGGGTAATGCAGTGCCACCTTACTTAACCTTTATCCAAAATACTTTGGGTAATGGTGGTGCACTTAACATTAACACTAACAGGGCATTTGCTGAGTTAAAACCAGAAAGAACAAAATCTTTCGAGATTGGAACAGACATGCGTTTTCTGGCCAACCGCTTAAACTTTAGCTTTACCTATTATAAAACAAACACCAAAAATCAATACATTCCTGTTAAACCGGCACCTTCTGGCCTTGTGGCTACAGGCTACCTAAATGCAGGCGATGTTCAAAATCAGGGTATACAGTTTACTTTAGGAGCTGACGTATTAAAAGGCGATGGTCTGAACTGGAATACAGCTATAAATGGATCACTAAACAGAAACAAAATTATTGATGTAGCCGCTTCACAGGGTCTAAATTCGATAGATTTAACAGGTGGTGGTAATAATGCATATATCTCGCGTATTGCAGCCGGTGGATCTTATGGCGATATTTATGGCTATACTTTGCAAAGAGAT
This genomic interval carries:
- a CDS encoding SusC/RagA family TonB-linked outer membrane protein — its product is MKKSLQLTCLLLYASAGLYAATPADHFKRAVSYHSVYQDVIKGTVKDETGKPVPGVTITIKGAQGGTQTNTSGQYSIGAKTGDVLVFSFIGYQSKEITVGTQSTLDVSLTPDSKNLETVVVTALGIKRSEKSLTYTTQQVSGEELNKVKSPNLVNSLNGKVAGMTISPSSSGVGGSAKVILRGSRSVSGNNQPLYVIDGVPISNNGNANAQQNSIFGGGQDGGDGISNLNPDDIESLTVLEGASAAALYGSQAQNGVILITTKQGKAGKTQIGFSSSLTFDKIAYKPEFQNSYGPASTTTRDSWGAAINNTTDNLDQFFQTGTNATNSINFSGGSEIAQTYFSYANTYASGIQEGNKLNRHNINLRETAKFLNNKLTVDGNVNYINQRINNSPSIGLYNNPLVGLYLFPRGVDITPYKDNYLLAGNVGTARQNWLGGSADINQNPWFLTNLNPNTAIRNRFLLSGNVKYEFTPWLNLQVRGNIDRTTDDFENRRYSGINGNFNSNGKGYLSQNTQTFIQKYADAILNVTVPLKGSDFKINGLIGGSINDQKTTGLSLAGDLSAVDLFTPNNTIVANAGTYTSDILNTTKANDAFHSQLQAVFANANLSYKDWAFLTLTGRNDWSSNLAFTPNISYFYPSVGLSFIVSQMAKLPEAITYAKIRGTYAEVGNAVPPYLTFIQNTLGNGGALNINTNRAFAELKPERTKSFEIGTDMRFLANRLNFSFTYYKTNTKNQYIPVKPAPSGLVATGYLNAGDVQNQGIQFTLGADVLKGDGLNWNTAINGSLNRNKIIDVAASQGLNSIDLTGGGNNAYISRIAAGGSYGDIYGYTLQRDANGRIILSGDGTAANPYFPVKSGDYSLIANANPKFQLGWNNSFNYKDFSLSFLVDGKFGGKVLSLTEALMDQAGASKASGDARAQGGVKIDGVDASGKAVSATINPQSYYSFLGDRNGVTGEYVYSATVVRLREASIGYNLPLKGTFKSMRLSLIGRNLFYFYKKAPYDPEVTMSTGNGLSGIDVFNQPVTRSFGFNLNVLF